The genome window GATTTCGACCATGAATGAAAAGATAGCCAAGAAGAATGGACAAATTATATCATCTAAAACTTTTAGAGTAGGGAAATCTGTAAACAGACAGACTCTCAAGGATGTTAAAAAATATTCAGAAGAGCTGCTAGATAAAATAGACAGCTTTGAATAGGTTATATAGCCTTGAGTACCGGTGTTCTTTTATCGAATGTAGTTATATAATTAAATCCTACTTTTTTAATTGTTTTATAAGTATATTGGAAATTATAAGCTATTTGTGCAGGCAAGTGGGCATCAGAACCTACGGTAATCAGTTTACCGCCTAGATATTTATACCTCTTTAGGATATTTATATCAGGCATTATAGAATTTATTCCATACCTGAACCCGGAAGTGTTGATTTCTAGACATTTATTTTTTTTAATTAGCAGATTAAGTATCTGGTCTATTATCGGTCTGCATTTATCTATATCATACAATGAAGTTTTCCGGTCGCTATATCGTCTTATTATATCAAAATGGCCCAGCACATCATAATTATTGAAATTTTGCAACATATCAAAAAGCTGGAACAGATATTCGATATATCCTTGTTTTTGATCCCTTGTTCTGAAATAATCACCATTATGCATATCAGTCTTGGATACGCCATGGACGGATGCAATTATAAAATCAAATTCAAAACCGGATATTTTATCATTTGTTTCAGACAGTACGTGTGGTTGTAGTCCTATTTCGATGCTTTTTTTGATTTTCAACTGATTTTTATATTTTTGTTGTATTTTTTGTATTTGATTGAGATAATCATATATATCCAGGTCAAATATGAAGTCCGGATCGGGATAATCTATATCTATATGATCGGTAAAAGCTATTTCATCCAGCTTTAAATCTATAGCTTTTGCACATGCAGTTTCCATTTCCATAGACGAATCAACAGAGAAATTAGAATGTATATGATAATCTATCATTTTATATCTACCACCTTAAAGGTATGATAAATAAATTTTATTATTAATGTTAAATGAAGTCAAGGCTTGACACATAAGTGAGACTGATATATATTAACCATTAATCAAAAAAACAAAATATATACATAAAAAAGAGTGTATTAGTGATATTATATAGTTGATAGCTTTACAGCAATATTAACAAATGGGATATTGATAGATTTATAGTTTATTTTAATGAACTGAACAAGGAGGTTTATATAATGAAAAAGCAGAGTTCTATAAAAAATTTACAGAAAAAGTTATCTTATTCAACTGAGTATGTATGGGATGTGATTTCCGAGGTTGAAAAACGAAAAGCCATGGAGTTTTGTGAAGGATATAAAGACTTTTTAAATGCCGCAAAAACTGAGAGACAAGCCGCTGCGTACATAGCAGATGAATTAAATAAAAATGGTTTTAGCAGCATTGGACAATATGAACGAGAGGGAAAAAACCTAAAGGCAGGAGATAAAGTGTATGTGCACTACAGGGATAAAGTTGTGGCTGCGGCAGTTATAGGAAAGAGGCCGTTAAAGGAAGGCTTGAGAATTATTGCATCACACATTGATTCGCCTAGATTGGATTTAAAACAGAATCCAATTTATGAAGCAGATGGAATGGTTATGGCAGATACACACTACTATGGAGGTATTAAAAAATATCAATGGACAACTATACCTCTTTCACTCCATGGGGTAGTAATTAAAAATGATGGTGAGAAAGTTAATATCTCTATAGGTGAAAATAAAGCTGATCCCGTATTTTATATCAGCGATTTACTGCCTCATCTTGCAAAAGATCAAATGAACAAGAAGGCCACAGAAGTAGTAACAGGAGAAGGGCTAGATGTTATAATAGGGAGTATTCCTTTTACTGATGATGAAGAAATTAAGGACAGGATGAAACTTAGCATATTGAACATATTGAATCAAGAATATGGCATAGTTGAAGAAGATTTTATAAGCGCAGAAATAGAGCTTGTGCCTGCCTTTAGAGCTAGAGATGTAGGGTTTGATAGGGGTATAGTGGGAGGCTATGGACAGGATGACAGGGTATGTGCATATACTTCTCTTATTGCATTATTAGATATTAACATTCCTGAATATACCGCATTAGCTTTTTTTGCTGATAAAGAAGAAATAGGCAGTATGGGGAATACCGGCATGGAGTCAAGAATATTGGAAAACTTTGTGGCTGGAATGAAAAAAAGTTCTTCTGGGGGCTACAATGAGTTTGAATTAAAACAATGTCTTGCCAATTCAAAAGCGTTATCAGCAGATGTATCAGGTGCATATGATCCTAACTATAGTGATGTAAGCGAAAAAAACAACTCAGCTTATCTAGGTAAAGGAATTGCGATGAGTAAATATGGCGGTGCAAGAGGGAAATCCGGTTCAAGTGATGCAAATGCTGAATTTGTAGGGGAAGTCAGGAGAATGTTCAACGAGAACAACGTAGTCTGGCAAGCAGGAGAATTAGGCAAGGTAGATCAAGGAGGCGGAGGAACTGTAGCTATGTTCATGGCTAACTATGGCATGGAAGTACTTGATTGTGGCGTGCCCCTTATCAGCATGCATTCACCTTATGAACTTGCAAGTAAAGGTGATATATATATGGCATATAAGGCATATAAAGTTTTTATGCAATAAATGGCCATTTCCATATATTGTATAATTGAAAAAAAGGAAAATGGTTGAAAAAACTTTAATAATTTTGTTTTTATGCTATAATACTATAATAGACTAGTTTTATTATAATAAATATAGCAATTCGTCAATAATCTTGTTTTATTGTGTATTTGTAGGGAATATAGTTATTTTCGCTACATATATGTGTTTAAAAATTGAAACTTATTTTTAAGCTGATTGTTCGTTTATCTATATAAACGGAAGGATGAATATCTTAATGATAAAAAGCATGACAGGTTATGGCAGAGGAGAATATGTTTCCGGAACGCGAAAAGTTTCCATAGAGCTAAAGACGGTTAATCATAGATATTTAGATATCAATATAAAGTTACCAAAAACACTTGTGTTTTTAGAAGAACATATAAGGAGTATGATACAGGAGCGCATATACAGGGGAAGGATAGAGGTTTACACTACATATAGAAATATAGAGCAAACTGACAAAGCCGTTTTTGTAGATTTAAAACTTGCAAAAGAGTATTTATCTAAGTTAATGCTATTGTCTGATGAGTTAGGGATAAAAGATGATGTCACAAACACCTATATTGCTTCTATGTCGGATGTAATAGTCCTGGAAAATCAAAAGGAAGACGAAGATGTATTGAAAGAAGTTTTTAGTATAGGGTTAGATAAGGCTTTGGAACAACTTATCGAGATGAGGAAAGTAGAAGGGGAAAAATTATATGAT of Clostridia bacterium contains these proteins:
- a CDS encoding histidinol-phosphatase HisJ family protein yields the protein MIDYHIHSNFSVDSSMEMETACAKAIDLKLDEIAFTDHIDIDYPDPDFIFDLDIYDYLNQIQKIQQKYKNQLKIKKSIEIGLQPHVLSETNDKISGFEFDFIIASVHGVSKTDMHNGDYFRTRDQKQGYIEYLFQLFDMLQNFNNYDVLGHFDIIRRYSDRKTSLYDIDKCRPIIDQILNLLIKKNKCLEINTSGFRYGINSIMPDINILKRYKYLGGKLITVGSDAHLPAQIAYNFQYTYKTIKKVGFNYITTFDKRTPVLKAI
- a CDS encoding aminopeptidase, whose translation is MKKQSSIKNLQKKLSYSTEYVWDVISEVEKRKAMEFCEGYKDFLNAAKTERQAAAYIADELNKNGFSSIGQYEREGKNLKAGDKVYVHYRDKVVAAAVIGKRPLKEGLRIIASHIDSPRLDLKQNPIYEADGMVMADTHYYGGIKKYQWTTIPLSLHGVVIKNDGEKVNISIGENKADPVFYISDLLPHLAKDQMNKKATEVVTGEGLDVIIGSIPFTDDEEIKDRMKLSILNILNQEYGIVEEDFISAEIELVPAFRARDVGFDRGIVGGYGQDDRVCAYTSLIALLDINIPEYTALAFFADKEEIGSMGNTGMESRILENFVAGMKKSSSGGYNEFELKQCLANSKALSADVSGAYDPNYSDVSEKNNSAYLGKGIAMSKYGGARGKSGSSDANAEFVGEVRRMFNENNVVWQAGELGKVDQGGGGTVAMFMANYGMEVLDCGVPLISMHSPYELASKGDIYMAYKAYKVFMQ
- a CDS encoding YicC family protein; translated protein: MIKSMTGYGRGEYVSGTRKVSIELKTVNHRYLDINIKLPKTLVFLEEHIRSMIQERIYRGRIEVYTTYRNIEQTDKAVFVDLKLAKEYLSKLMLLSDELGIKDDVTNTYIASMSDVIVLENQKEDEDVLKEVFSIGLDKALEQLIEMRKVEGEKLYDDIKKRCLIIKDIVNKIEERASVVPQYYKEKLEGRIRELVDIKQLDADRLEQEVAIIADRANIDEEITRLYSHLNQLDKTLDSSEPVGRKLDFIVQEMNREVNTIASKANDIFISRCVVDVKSEISKIREQVQNIE